A genomic region of Anaerolineales bacterium contains the following coding sequences:
- a CDS encoding HAMP domain-containing histidine kinase: protein MLAILDSPLGGIFYSLLCLLLASAASLWLYSRAAVRPARMRNGLILLMAAHLLALLVHGLAWWGLPLAQAASAPLQRGMLALALVAVAMLWQPADAAAPRRSFLFGLQISGVLIFTGLILLLWLPVPAGSSFNYTDSDYAWSAASGLLALLGLFQIARATSAPGRRRGLLHMALLLLAQVAHVFLAEPYGNLPLLVQTGALLALPLLFTLPSTPAIPAEADLDAEDSADAPNELLELLNEDAAALDEPEEEWQTAEELEEELPGYFDLSPHSESEPHDPLYDDSYDAEPPAATPAFVAQDDMAEATPIVELNPADELAAELAGQLGAEICVLATYNDAQLQLEFEYGYNVLRSAAVAPLRLALPEVPRIASALQRRRSLRLQTEDAPQELTALSQALRLSFPANLLLVPFDYPQDLRQWAALALHTDAGWQAGDELLLEQRAQTLGAQLATALGVVDRPTVATPFTQELEQTRAELESVQAENARYRADVERLLAHIDTLQDPHADAAHSAADQPWSTLLHENQRLKQSLAELQAPAASPATTPPATPSEVSAEQAKEELRLALEEVAALQARLETAQQAIVDTVQQQPGAQIPAEQVELVTSIAQELRQPLSSVMGYTDLLLGESVGLLGALQRKFLERVRSSTERMNLLIDNLIRVAALDPEGASVPRSLVDLGSVIDDAIRLLRQPLQEKQIALRVDLPRQLPALNTDRDALQQVLYHLLQNADAATPAGGAISLRAAQQTQADLGEYILVQVSDSGGGIPEEALPRVFSRVYRAQNPVIPGVGDSGVGLTIAETLTKALGGRIWVESQPGAGATFSVLLPLAPAA, encoded by the coding sequence ATGTTGGCCATTTTAGATAGCCCTCTGGGTGGTATTTTCTACAGTCTGCTCTGCCTGCTGCTGGCCTCGGCTGCCAGCCTGTGGCTGTACAGCCGTGCGGCCGTGCGCCCAGCCCGCATGCGTAATGGGCTGATCCTGCTCATGGCGGCCCATCTGCTGGCCCTGTTGGTGCATGGCCTGGCGTGGTGGGGGCTGCCGCTGGCCCAGGCGGCCAGTGCGCCGCTGCAGCGCGGCATGCTGGCGCTGGCGCTGGTGGCGGTGGCGATGCTGTGGCAACCAGCGGATGCCGCCGCGCCGCGCCGCAGCTTCCTGTTTGGCCTGCAAATTTCTGGCGTACTGATCTTCACCGGCTTGATCCTCTTGCTGTGGTTGCCGGTACCAGCCGGCAGCAGCTTCAATTACACCGATAGCGATTACGCCTGGAGCGCCGCCAGCGGCTTGCTGGCGCTGCTGGGCCTGTTCCAGATCGCCCGCGCCACCAGCGCCCCTGGCCGCCGCCGCGGCCTGCTGCACATGGCGCTGCTGCTACTGGCGCAGGTGGCGCACGTCTTCCTGGCCGAGCCTTACGGCAACTTGCCGCTGCTGGTGCAGACGGGCGCCTTGCTGGCTCTGCCGCTGCTGTTCACACTGCCTAGCACGCCGGCAATCCCAGCGGAAGCGGATCTGGATGCCGAAGACAGCGCCGATGCGCCCAACGAGCTGCTGGAGTTGCTGAATGAGGACGCCGCAGCACTAGACGAGCCGGAAGAAGAATGGCAAACCGCCGAGGAGCTGGAAGAAGAGCTGCCGGGCTATTTTGACCTCTCGCCGCATAGCGAAAGCGAGCCGCACGATCCGCTATACGATGATTCGTACGATGCCGAACCGCCCGCGGCCACACCGGCCTTTGTGGCGCAGGACGATATGGCAGAAGCTACCCCGATCGTTGAACTCAACCCCGCGGATGAATTGGCCGCCGAGCTGGCGGGGCAGCTGGGTGCCGAGATTTGTGTGCTGGCTACCTACAACGATGCCCAACTCCAGTTGGAATTTGAATATGGCTACAACGTGCTGCGCTCCGCCGCGGTAGCACCATTGCGTCTCGCCCTGCCTGAGGTGCCGCGCATCGCTTCCGCCTTGCAGCGCCGCCGCAGCCTGCGCCTGCAAACCGAAGATGCTCCGCAAGAGCTGACTGCGCTGTCGCAGGCCTTGCGCTTGTCCTTCCCCGCCAATTTGCTGCTGGTGCCCTTTGATTATCCGCAAGACTTGCGCCAGTGGGCTGCGCTGGCACTGCACACGGATGCAGGCTGGCAGGCCGGCGATGAGCTGCTGCTCGAACAACGCGCCCAAACCCTCGGCGCGCAGCTTGCCACGGCGCTCGGCGTGGTGGACCGGCCCACGGTGGCTACGCCGTTCACGCAGGAGCTAGAGCAAACCCGCGCCGAGCTGGAAAGTGTGCAGGCCGAGAACGCGCGCTACCGCGCCGATGTGGAGCGCCTGCTGGCGCATATCGATACCCTGCAAGACCCCCACGCCGACGCAGCGCACAGCGCAGCAGACCAACCCTGGAGTACGCTGCTACACGAGAACCAGCGCCTGAAACAATCCCTGGCCGAGCTGCAGGCTCCCGCGGCGTCACCCGCCACCACGCCGCCTGCCACGCCCAGTGAAGTCAGCGCTGAGCAGGCCAAAGAAGAGCTGCGCCTGGCGCTCGAAGAGGTGGCTGCTTTGCAGGCGCGCCTGGAGACGGCCCAGCAAGCCATTGTGGATACGGTGCAGCAGCAGCCTGGCGCCCAGATCCCCGCCGAGCAAGTCGAGCTGGTCACCTCCATCGCACAGGAGTTGCGCCAGCCGCTCTCCTCGGTGATGGGCTACACCGATTTGTTGCTCGGCGAGTCCGTTGGCCTGCTGGGCGCGCTACAACGTAAGTTCCTTGAACGCGTGCGTAGCTCCACCGAACGCATGAACCTGCTGATCGACAACCTGATCCGCGTGGCTGCGCTGGATCCTGAAGGTGCCTCGGTGCCGCGCAGCCTGGTGGACCTGGGCAGCGTGATCGATGATGCCATTCGCCTCTTGCGCCAACCCCTGCAGGAAAAGCAGATCGCATTGCGCGTGGATTTGCCGCGCCAATTGCCGGCGCTCAACACAGATCGCGACGCGCTGCAGCAAGTGCTTTACCATCTGTTGCAAAACGCGGATGCCGCCACCCCCGCTGGCGGCGCCATCAGTTTGCGGGCCGCCCAGCAGACCCAGGCGGATCTGGGCGAATACATCCTCGTCCAGGTCAGCGATAGCGGTGGCGGCATTCCTGAGGAAGCTCTGCCGCGCGTCTTCTCGCGCGTCTACCGCGCCCAAAATCCCGTTATCCCCGGGGTGGGCGATAGCGGCGTAGGCCTCACGATCGCCGAGACGCTCACCAAGGCGCTGGGTGGCCGCATCTGGGTCGAAAGCCAGCCTGGCGCCGGCGCTACCTTCAGTGTGTTGCTGCCGCTGGCTCCGGCGGCCTAG
- a CDS encoding alpha-hydroxy-acid oxidizing protein, with product MASIANKTDEQLIVEKHISNLHNGFAHWPRAEEAPPALGDSRWTQDLILATWLMAETGQVPDNGLEYKIGASGGGFDVLDFNIPNQDQWLSEDTEIDLSLPLNRRDDGAQLKINIPMYGGGMSYGSISEHVMQARARAAQHLGTFTSTGEGGYPPSLVPYKDHIITQVATGMFGVREETIQYAPIVEFKYAQGAKPGLGGHLLGDKATSAVAAMRESVPWVSLFSPFPFHSVYSVEDHRKHVDWIRTTNPRALVSVKVSTPTDVDMVAVGSYFAGAHIVHLDGSYGGTGAAPEIAKKNIAMPIEFAIPKVHKYLVSENVREEVTLMASGGVRTAYDVAKAIALGADGCVMGTAELIAIGCTRCSNCERGRGCPFGLTTTDPLLQQLMPADWGQQRIINMYNAYAIQLRDLLRKLGLRSIRELRGRRDLLKYVG from the coding sequence ATGGCTAGCATCGCCAACAAGACCGACGAACAACTCATCGTCGAGAAGCACATTAGCAATCTGCACAACGGCTTCGCCCACTGGCCGCGCGCCGAAGAGGCGCCGCCCGCCCTGGGCGACAGCCGCTGGACGCAAGACCTCATCCTCGCTACCTGGCTGATGGCCGAAACGGGTCAGGTGCCGGACAACGGCCTGGAGTACAAAATCGGCGCCTCCGGCGGCGGTTTTGATGTGCTTGATTTCAACATTCCCAACCAAGACCAATGGCTGTCTGAGGACACCGAGATTGACCTCTCGTTGCCGCTCAACCGCCGCGATGACGGCGCCCAACTCAAGATCAACATTCCCATGTATGGCGGCGGCATGTCCTACGGCTCGATCAGCGAGCATGTCATGCAAGCCCGTGCTCGCGCCGCCCAACATTTGGGCACCTTCACCAGCACGGGGGAGGGTGGTTACCCGCCATCGCTGGTGCCCTACAAAGACCACATCATCACCCAGGTAGCCACGGGCATGTTTGGCGTGCGCGAGGAGACCATCCAGTACGCGCCGATTGTGGAGTTCAAGTACGCCCAGGGTGCCAAACCCGGCCTGGGCGGCCACTTGCTGGGTGACAAGGCCACCAGCGCCGTCGCCGCCATGCGTGAGAGCGTGCCCTGGGTCAGCCTGTTCTCGCCGTTCCCCTTCCACTCGGTGTATTCGGTGGAAGACCACCGCAAGCATGTGGATTGGATCCGCACCACCAACCCGCGTGCGCTGGTCTCGGTCAAAGTGTCCACGCCTACGGATGTGGACATGGTGGCGGTGGGCTCATACTTTGCCGGAGCGCACATTGTGCATCTGGATGGCTCGTACGGCGGTACGGGTGCCGCCCCTGAAATTGCCAAGAAGAACATCGCCATGCCGATCGAGTTCGCCATCCCCAAGGTGCACAAGTACCTGGTGAGCGAGAACGTGCGTGAAGAAGTGACCCTGATGGCCAGCGGCGGTGTGCGCACTGCCTATGATGTCGCCAAGGCCATTGCCCTCGGCGCGGATGGCTGCGTGATGGGCACCGCCGAACTCATCGCCATCGGTTGCACGCGCTGCAGCAACTGCGAGCGCGGCCGCGGTTGCCCCTTCGGCCTGACCACTACCGACCCGTTGCTGCAGCAACTTATGCCCGCTGACTGGGGCCAGCAGCGCATCATCAACATGTACAACGCCTACGCCATCCAATTGCGTGATTTGTTGCGCAAGCTGGGTTTGCGCAGCATTCGTGAGCTGCGCGGCCGCCGTGATCTGCTGAAGTATGTGGGCTAG
- a CDS encoding HD domain-containing protein codes for MADAKQNTVDIRLSEVLSALTYALDLTEDQPEGHAIRNCMIGMALADHMRLSSAQRSALFYALLLSDLGCSSNAATVTQLFGADDRTTKLELKRIDSSSLLQSGLYLLRSAGRGEPFFQRLRRLLGLSLQATTLSSGLIRTRCERGAEIARQLGFPEDTAQAILDLDELWNGKGNPLGKKGQQISLLGRVLGFAQTVEIFYSAYGPEEARRVARKRRGSWFDPSLVDLFFDTFAYDDTFWQKLASKELITDIGAYEPTDRILHADQDKLDQIAEAFARVIDAKSPYTSRHSARVAEIVRLMAAELNLPPEERRDLSRAALLHDIGKLAVSNTILDKPEQLNDAEWAQMRSHTEYTYRILQRVRGFSELAAVASAHHERLDGRGYHRGLPGGEVSAGARLLAVADQYEALTAARPYRQPLTPQEALALLRGQVGTGIDPRAFQALQAAVEKGAVPPAPAPAAH; via the coding sequence ATGGCCGACGCTAAACAAAACACCGTAGATATTCGCCTGTCGGAAGTGCTTTCTGCCCTTACCTATGCGCTGGACCTCACCGAGGACCAGCCCGAAGGCCATGCGATACGCAACTGTATGATCGGCATGGCCCTGGCGGACCATATGCGCCTCTCCTCTGCCCAGCGCTCCGCCCTGTTCTACGCGCTGCTGCTCAGCGATCTGGGCTGCTCCAGCAACGCCGCCACAGTTACGCAGCTCTTCGGGGCGGATGATCGCACCACCAAACTGGAACTCAAACGCATCGACTCTTCCAGCCTGCTGCAAAGCGGCCTGTACCTGTTGCGCAGCGCCGGGCGCGGCGAGCCGTTCTTCCAGCGCCTGCGCCGCCTGCTGGGGCTCAGCCTGCAAGCCACCACGCTCTCCAGCGGCCTGATCCGCACGCGCTGTGAGCGCGGCGCTGAGATCGCCCGCCAACTCGGCTTCCCCGAAGATACCGCCCAGGCGATCCTGGATCTTGACGAGCTGTGGAACGGCAAGGGCAACCCGCTGGGCAAGAAGGGCCAGCAGATCTCACTGCTTGGCCGGGTGCTCGGCTTTGCCCAAACGGTGGAGATCTTCTACAGTGCCTATGGGCCTGAAGAGGCGCGCCGCGTGGCGCGCAAACGCCGCGGTAGCTGGTTTGACCCCTCGCTGGTGGATCTGTTCTTTGACACCTTCGCTTATGACGATACGTTTTGGCAGAAGCTCGCCTCCAAAGAGCTGATCACCGATATCGGTGCCTACGAACCCACCGATCGCATTCTGCATGCCGATCAGGACAAGTTGGATCAGATCGCCGAGGCGTTTGCGCGCGTGATCGACGCCAAGTCGCCCTATACCAGCCGCCACTCGGCGCGCGTGGCCGAGATCGTGCGCCTGATGGCGGCGGAACTCAATCTGCCGCCGGAAGAACGCCGTGACCTCTCGCGGGCGGCTCTGCTGCATGATATTGGCAAGCTGGCCGTCTCCAATACGATCTTGGATAAGCCCGAGCAGCTCAACGATGCCGAGTGGGCGCAGATGCGCTCGCACACCGAATACACCTATCGCATTCTGCAACGCGTGCGTGGCTTCAGCGAGCTGGCCGCGGTAGCCAGTGCCCATCATGAGCGCCTGGATGGCCGCGGCTACCACCGCGGCCTGCCCGGCGGCGAAGTCTCGGCCGGCGCACGCCTGCTGGCCGTGGCGGACCAGTACGAAGCGCTCACCGCGGCGCGCCCCTATCGCCAGCCGCTCACCCCGCAAGAGGCGCTGGCGCTGCTGCGCGGCCAAGTGGGCACCGGCATCGATCCGCGCGCCTTCCAGGCGCTGCAGGCAGCGGTGGAGAAGGGCGCCGTGCCGCCTGCTCCGGCGCCGGCCGCCCACTGA
- the murJ gene encoding murein biosynthesis integral membrane protein MurJ, which translates to MSNATRQIARGAASVMAAFVLNSLMGLLRQVLITRAFGTDAALDAFYAASRLPEILFNLVAGGALASAFIPTFTGLLENKKQAEAWQLASAIANLLLLVMVALSLLAWLFAPQLVSQVLVPSFDPAQQALTVQLLRIQLLTPVIFGLSGLLMGVLNAHQSFFLPTIAPSMLWLGIIVSIFAFVPRLGIHGLAWGAVLGALLHLGVQLPALLRLKPSYSPQLGLHLAQVRQVGRLMAPRLLGVAVVQLNFLVNTIMASGMAAGSLAAITVAFSVMLMPQQAIGQAIAIAALPTFSAQYARGDMAGLRSALASALRSMLFLALPASIGLIVLRVPVVALLFQRGAFGSHDTQLVAWALLWYAAGLVGHCMVEIASRAFYALQDTRTPVLVGMGAMGLNVVFSLLLPGAFARTGWMPHGGLALANSIATAIEMLVLLWLLRSRLRGLEAGRLLRGLGQSLLSSLIMLGALWAWLGAANLQPVWLQALGGIVVGAAGYALTAWLLRVPELTWLSGRLLQRLRSAFKR; encoded by the coding sequence ATGTCCAACGCCACGCGCCAGATCGCTCGCGGCGCCGCCAGCGTCATGGCGGCGTTTGTGCTCAATAGCCTGATGGGCTTGCTGCGCCAGGTGCTTATCACCCGCGCCTTTGGCACCGATGCCGCCCTGGATGCTTTTTACGCCGCCTCGCGCCTGCCCGAGATCTTGTTCAACCTCGTTGCCGGCGGGGCGCTGGCTTCGGCTTTCATCCCTACCTTCACCGGCTTGCTCGAGAATAAAAAGCAAGCCGAAGCCTGGCAACTGGCCTCGGCAATTGCCAACCTGCTCTTGCTGGTGATGGTAGCCCTCTCGCTGTTGGCCTGGCTGTTCGCCCCTCAACTGGTCAGCCAGGTGTTGGTGCCCAGTTTTGACCCGGCCCAGCAAGCGCTCACCGTCCAGCTTTTGCGCATCCAGCTGCTTACCCCGGTGATCTTCGGCCTGAGTGGCTTGTTGATGGGGGTGCTCAACGCCCATCAAAGCTTCTTCCTACCCACCATCGCCCCCAGCATGCTGTGGCTGGGCATTATCGTCAGCATTTTTGCTTTCGTGCCGCGCCTGGGCATTCACGGCCTGGCCTGGGGTGCGGTGCTCGGCGCGCTGCTGCACCTGGGCGTGCAGCTGCCGGCCTTGCTGCGCCTCAAACCGAGCTACTCCCCCCAACTGGGGCTGCACTTGGCGCAGGTGCGCCAGGTGGGCCGCCTGATGGCGCCGCGCCTGCTCGGCGTGGCGGTGGTGCAGCTCAATTTCCTGGTGAATACGATCATGGCCTCGGGGATGGCTGCCGGCAGCCTGGCGGCGATCACCGTGGCTTTCTCGGTGATGCTGATGCCGCAGCAAGCCATTGGCCAGGCGATCGCCATCGCCGCCTTGCCCACCTTCTCGGCCCAGTATGCGCGCGGCGATATGGCCGGGCTGCGGAGTGCCCTGGCCAGCGCCCTGCGCAGCATGCTCTTTCTGGCTCTGCCGGCCAGCATTGGCCTCATCGTGCTGCGTGTGCCGGTCGTGGCGCTGCTGTTCCAGCGCGGCGCCTTTGGCTCCCACGATACGCAGTTGGTGGCCTGGGCGCTGCTGTGGTACGCGGCGGGTTTGGTGGGCCACTGCATGGTGGAGATTGCCTCGCGTGCGTTTTACGCCCTGCAAGATACGCGCACCCCGGTGCTGGTGGGCATGGGCGCCATGGGCCTCAACGTGGTGTTCAGCTTGCTGCTGCCCGGCGCGTTTGCCCGCACCGGCTGGATGCCGCACGGCGGCCTGGCGCTGGCCAACTCCATCGCCACTGCTATCGAGATGCTGGTGCTGCTGTGGCTGCTGCGCAGCCGCCTGCGCGGGCTGGAAGCGGGGCGCCTGCTGCGCGGCCTGGGCCAATCGCTACTTTCCAGCCTGATCATGCTCGGTGCGCTGTGGGCCTGGCTGGGCGCGGCTAACCTGCAGCCGGTGTGGCTACAGGCCTTGGGCGGCATCGTGGTGGGGGCGGCGGGCTATGCGCTCACTGCCTGGCTGCTGCGCGTGCCCGAGCTGACCTGGCTGTCTGGCCGCCTGCTGCAGCGCCTGCGCAGCGCCTTCAAACGTTAA
- a CDS encoding DNA-3-methyladenine glycosylase I has translation MAGRRARQPGGQGRAAACARLRSGAQALPQPRHRRIPGADQGHALHPHGVRGRERGPAPQAAQPVPHRLLCAPRRVAGHARRVAPQVSAQTRCGWHGDDPQYIQYHDEEWGAPLHDERRLFEMLILEGAQAGLSWITVLRKREAYRAAFDNFDAKKVAAYGEAKVAELLANPGIIRNRAKINAAIGNAQAFLAVQDEFGSFDEYIWQFVGGEPLQNQRKTLKDIPAETAQSQAMSKDLKTRGFRFVGPTICYAYMQATGMVNDHLVDCFRYGEVGKVK, from the coding sequence ATGGCTGGACGGCGGGCGCGGCAGCCAGGCGGTCAAGGCCGCGCCGCCGCATGTGCTCGTCTTCGATCTGGAGCACAAGCCCTCCCACAGCCGCGCCACCGCCGAATACCTGGCGCAGATCAAGGCCACGCGCTACATCCCCATGGTGTTCGTGGGCGGGAGCGAGGACCTGCGCCACAAGCTGCGCAGCCAGTTCCCCACCGCCTCCTTTGTGCGCCAAGACGAGTTGCAGGTCACGCTAGACGAGTTGCGCCCCAAGTGAGCGCGCAGACGCGCTGTGGCTGGCACGGCGATGACCCGCAGTATATCCAGTACCATGACGAAGAATGGGGCGCTCCCCTGCACGACGAGCGCCGCCTGTTCGAGATGCTCATCCTCGAAGGCGCCCAGGCCGGGTTGAGCTGGATCACAGTATTGCGCAAGCGCGAAGCCTACCGCGCCGCCTTTGACAACTTTGACGCCAAGAAGGTGGCCGCCTACGGCGAAGCCAAAGTAGCCGAGCTGCTGGCCAACCCAGGCATCATCCGCAACCGGGCCAAGATCAACGCGGCGATCGGCAACGCCCAGGCCTTCCTGGCTGTGCAGGATGAATTCGGCAGCTTTGATGAGTACATCTGGCAATTTGTGGGCGGCGAGCCACTACAAAACCAACGCAAGACGCTCAAGGATATTCCCGCCGAAACGGCACAATCGCAAGCGATGAGCAAGGACCTCAAAACACGCGGCTTTCGCTTTGTTGGCCCCACGATCTGCTATGCCTATATGCAGGCCACCGGCATGGTGAACGATCATTTGGTGGATTGTTTTCGGTACGGGGAAGTGGGGAAGGTCAAGTGA
- a CDS encoding methylated-DNA--[protein]-cysteine S-methyltransferase: MQTSTPGPLVYYAARPHRRFGLLWAAASVSGVWAAAYGMDEAEFCAHAVERGPAHLVPDAAAVAAVLQQIAEFLDGQRQQFELAVDWHGMSAFQIAVRQAVMTVPFGQTASYGEIAAAVGRPLAARAVGGVQARNPISFIIPCHRIIGSDGRLAGYGGFGGLETKRWLLKLEGTKID; the protein is encoded by the coding sequence ATGCAGACTTCGACACCTGGCCCGCTGGTGTATTACGCCGCCCGCCCCCATCGCCGGTTCGGCCTGCTGTGGGCCGCGGCCAGCGTCAGCGGGGTGTGGGCCGCCGCCTACGGGATGGACGAAGCTGAGTTTTGCGCCCATGCCGTGGAGCGCGGGCCGGCCCACCTGGTGCCCGATGCGGCGGCGGTGGCGGCGGTGCTGCAACAAATCGCCGAATTCCTGGATGGCCAGCGCCAGCAATTTGAGCTGGCGGTGGACTGGCACGGCATGAGCGCCTTTCAGATCGCGGTGCGCCAAGCGGTGATGACGGTGCCGTTTGGCCAGACCGCGTCCTATGGCGAGATTGCCGCGGCGGTGGGCCGGCCCCTGGCCGCCCGCGCCGTGGGCGGCGTGCAGGCCCGCAACCCAATCTCGTTCATCATCCCCTGCCATCGCATCATCGGCAGCGATGGCCGCCTGGCGGGCTACGGTGGCTTTGGCGGGCTGGAGACGAAACGCTGGTTGTTGAAGTTAGAGGGAACAAAAATTGACTAG
- a CDS encoding RpiB/LacA/LacB family sugar-phosphate isomerase gives MKVFVGSDEASPLLAHLAAWLQQHGHQAELLPAALWPQAARRVAEAVASGQADEGILLCWTGTGVSIAANKVAGIRAALCADAETARGARLWNDANILCLALRTTTPALASEILHIWYGTRYQPNPNDDACLAEVRALDAGLAAGRSK, from the coding sequence ATGAAAGTATTCGTGGGCAGTGACGAAGCCAGCCCGCTGCTGGCGCATCTGGCGGCGTGGTTGCAGCAACACGGCCACCAGGCCGAGCTGCTGCCGGCGGCGTTGTGGCCGCAGGCTGCCCGCCGGGTAGCCGAAGCGGTAGCCAGCGGCCAGGCCGATGAGGGCATTCTGCTGTGCTGGACGGGCACCGGGGTGAGTATCGCCGCCAACAAAGTAGCCGGCATCCGGGCCGCTTTGTGTGCGGATGCCGAGACGGCCCGCGGGGCGCGGCTGTGGAACGATGCCAATATCCTCTGCCTGGCGCTGCGCACCACCACGCCGGCGCTGGCCAGCGAAATTCTGCACATCTGGTATGGCACGCGCTACCAACCAAACCCCAATGATGATGCCTGCCTGGCCGAAGTACGTGCGCTGGACGCGGGCCTCGCTGCGGGCCGCAGCAAATAA
- a CDS encoding hydroxyacid dehydrogenase, with the protein MKVLIADSLAPQALARLEAAGLQADDRAGISAEELQALLPQYAGLIVRSRTKVTAALLAAAPALKVVGRAGVGVDNIDLAAAKAQGVVVVNTPVSTSVAVAELTLALMLALLRSIPRADASMKAGAWDKKSFEGAELAGKTLGVLGMGNIGAQVARRAAAFDMRVMAYDPFLDDATITTRGALAAKLEAVYAESDVLTLHLPLLPETRGMLNESTFAQMKRGVYLICAARGGVIDEDALLNALARGQVAGAALDVFATEPPGASALVTHPQVIATPHMGAQTAEAQTRAAADVADEVANVLLGQPIRWQVH; encoded by the coding sequence ATGAAAGTACTCATCGCCGATTCACTCGCCCCGCAAGCACTGGCGCGCCTGGAGGCCGCCGGCCTGCAGGCGGATGACCGGGCGGGCATCTCCGCCGAGGAGTTGCAAGCACTCCTGCCGCAGTATGCCGGGCTGATCGTGCGCAGCCGCACCAAGGTCACCGCGGCCCTGCTGGCCGCCGCCCCGGCGCTCAAAGTGGTAGGCCGTGCCGGCGTAGGCGTAGACAATATCGATCTGGCGGCTGCCAAGGCGCAGGGCGTGGTGGTGGTGAATACGCCGGTTTCCACCAGCGTGGCGGTAGCCGAGCTGACCCTGGCGCTGATGCTGGCGCTGCTGCGCAGCATCCCGCGCGCCGATGCCAGCATGAAGGCCGGGGCCTGGGATAAAAAATCCTTTGAGGGCGCCGAGCTGGCGGGCAAGACGCTGGGCGTGCTGGGCATGGGCAACATCGGGGCCCAGGTGGCGCGGCGTGCCGCGGCGTTTGATATGCGCGTGATGGCCTACGACCCCTTTTTGGATGACGCCACGATCACGACGCGCGGTGCCCTGGCCGCCAAGCTGGAGGCGGTGTATGCCGAGAGCGATGTGCTCACCCTGCACCTGCCACTGCTGCCTGAAACGCGCGGCATGCTAAACGAAAGCACCTTCGCACAGATGAAGCGCGGCGTGTACCTGATCTGCGCGGCGCGCGGCGGCGTGATCGACGAGGACGCGCTGCTGAACGCGCTGGCGCGCGGCCAGGTGGCCGGAGCGGCGCTGGATGTGTTTGCCACCGAGCCGCCGGGCGCCAGCGCCCTGGTCACCCACCCGCAAGTGATCGCCACGCCCCACATGGGCGCCCAAACCGCCGAGGCGCAGACCCGCGCCGCCGCAGATGTGGCTGACGAAGTAGCCAATGTGCTGCTGGGCCAGCCGATCCGCTGGCAAGTGCACTGA